Within Paeniglutamicibacter psychrophenolicus, the genomic segment ACTGCCTGGCGCGACTGCTCCACGATGGCAGCGACCGCGCGCTCCGGATCGGACTCGAGCTCGAGCACGCCCAGTCCGCTGGCGCGGACCGAGGCGCAGCGGTCGGTGAGCCCGGCCAGCTTCAGCCGGTCCTCGATCAGCGGCACCGTGCGGTCCAGCGTGGTGACCACGGAGTACTTGTGGCCCAGGAACTGTGCGGTGGAGGCCGCTGCCTCGGTGATGTCCACGACCGGGACGTCGAGCAGTTCCTGCAGGCCCTCGCGGCCGTGTTCGCCGTAGCCGGCCTGGATGACCGCGTCGTACGGCTCGGTGTAGTTCACGACCTTGTCCATCACGGCGATCGCCGCGAGGTAGCTCTCGAAGTTCCCCTCGCAGGAATCTGCTCCGAAGTTGGGCGTCAGCTCGATGATCTCGGTGCCCGGGGAGGCCGCCGAGCGGGCCGAGTCGCCGATCGAGCGGGTCATGGACGCCGTGGTGTTGACGTTGAGGACCAGAATTCGCATGGGGGAATGCTCCTGTGTAGCGGTGGATCTGAAGGGGGCAGGTGCCCTAGTGGGTGGGGGCGACTGCCCTAGTGGGTGGGGGCGACGGCGATTTCCTCGCCGCTGACATCCTCGTGCACCTGGCCGCGCTTGGCAATTGCCAGGTAGACGATGGCGCCGAGGCCGGAGCCGATGAACCAGGCGAAGGCCGAGACGGCATGCAGCGCCGGGTTGAAGGCCAGGATCAGGGCCGCGACGGCCGAGACGCCCAGGGCGATGATGGCGCGGACGTTCACGCCGCGGGTGAAGTAGTACGTGCCCTCGGGGTTGGCCCGGTAGAGGTCCGGGATGTTGATCTTGGAGCGGCGCATGATCCAGTAGTCGGCCATGATGATGCCGAACAGCGGGCCGAGCAGTGCGCCGAGGCCGCC encodes:
- a CDS encoding aspartate/glutamate racemase family protein translates to MRILVLNVNTTASMTRSIGDSARSAASPGTEIIELTPNFGADSCEGNFESYLAAIAVMDKVVNYTEPYDAVIQAGYGEHGREGLQELLDVPVVDITEAAASTAQFLGHKYSVVTTLDRTVPLIEDRLKLAGLTDRCASVRASGLGVLELESDPERAVAAIVEQSRQAVEIDKAEVIVLGCGGMAELEAKVAEATGVPIVDGVRAAVTIAESLVRLGLSTSKVRTYATPRPKVVTGWPITKADVKVEIS